AATGGGCAGAAGCGGAGCAAAAACGCCTAGGTCTTGGTTCTGGCTATGTGATGATCCACGGTGGATCGAGCAAGCTGGCGCTGACGAAGGGCATCGACAAGATCTATCCGGTGGCAAGCTGGCAGCAGGTGATCCAAGATGTGAGGAAACGGCAGCCCGATCTACCAATCGTGATTGTGCGCGGCCCAGAAGATCAGGACTGGGTAGATGCTTTGCTCAGTGGCTTCCCAGACCTGAAGGTGACGGCTCCAGCAGACATTGGCAAACTAGCGGCGATGATTGCCGGAGCTAACCTGATGCTCTGCACGGATAGTGGGCCCATGCACTTGGCGATCGCTCTCCAGGTTTATACGCTGGCATTATTCGGTCCAACGGATCCAGCCAAGCTGATGCCCAAGAGTGATAAGTTCAAAAGCATCAAGTCGCCGACGGGTAAAATGTCTGACATTACTCCGGAGGCGGTGCTCAAGCTACTCTGGGGCGAGTAGGAGCTAGCGTAGTTCAACGTAGTGAGTGGATCGGTGCCTTGAAGTCCA
The DNA window shown above is from Candidatus Obscuribacterales bacterium and carries:
- a CDS encoding glycosyltransferase family 9 protein, which translates into the protein MRVVALVPGGIGDQILFFPTLDSLKRTYPHAVIDVVVEPRAKAAYRVCKSVNDVLLFDFKDRNSPADWANLLGVIRDRYYDVAISLGQRWGVGFLLWLTGVPRRLSYESTASWLLTDPVPLNQEQYAAHMYHDLLQGLGIDQPCPPLSIQLPKADIEWAEAEQKRLGLGSGYVMIHGGSSKLALTKGIDKIYPVASWQQVIQDVRKRQPDLPIVIVRGPEDQDWVDALLSGFPDLKVTAPADIGKLAAMIAGANLMLCTDSGPMHLAIALQVYTLALFGPTDPAKLMPKSDKFKSIKSPTGKMSDITPEAVLKLLWGE